DNA from Pseudodesulfovibrio hydrargyri:
GTGTCCCTGCGCCCAGGAGATGGTCCGGTCCAACTCCAGGGACATCCTGCTCAAGGAGGGGTTCACCGAGGAACAGGCTGAGCGCGCCCTGAACGCCATCCCCATCGCCTCCCACAACCAGCGCGGCCTGGGCACGCTGCTCATCGGCTCGGACGTACGCGTGCGCGCCGAGAGCCTGGTGCACATCATCGAAGCCTCCATGAGCTCCGAGACCTACGCCATCCTCAAGCGGCCCGACGAGTTCTTCGTGGTCAACAAGGCCCACCGCAATCCGCGCTTCGTGGAGGACGTGGTCCGCGAAATGCTGCGCCTGCTGGTTGACACCTTCCCGGACCTGCCCGACGATACATTTGTCCTCGCCAGGCAGGAAAATCTCGAGTCGATCCACAAGCACAACGCCTTTGCCGAGCGCTTCGGGCTGATGTGCGACATCCGGCGCGAGCTGGCGGGCGAAGGCGTCAACCCCATCCGTCCCATCAGCATGGACGAATGGCTGAAATCCTGACGGAGGCGGCATGCACAGTTTGAAAGTCGACAGCGGGCACCTGAACTTCAGCGCGGCCCATTTCATCACCTTTGCGGGCAAGTGCGAACGGCTGCACGGGCACAACTACGCGGTGGAGGTCCAGCTCGAGGGCGGACTGACCGGCGACGGCTACGTCTACGACTTCGTTGAGCTCAAGCGCACGGTCAAGACGCTGTGCGACACCCTGGACCACCGGTTTCTGCTGCCCACGGGCAACGGCCAGTTCACGGTCACGCGCGCGGACGGCGAGGTGGAAATCCGCGTCCGGGACCGGCGCTACGTCTTCCCGGAACGGGACGTCCTCGATCTGCCCGTGGCCAACATCACCGCCGAATACCTGGCCCAGTACCTGGCCGGGGAGCTGTTCAAGACCCTGTCCGGGTGCGACAACATCTCATCCGTGCAGGTGGGCGTGGAAGAGGCCCCGGGCCAGGCGGCCCGTTTCCGCATTGAGACCGGACGCCAGGGATAGGGGCCGACCTTTCGGATGCCATCCCCCAGACAGACATACCTGTTCGTGACCGGCAAGCTGGCGGCCAGGGCGTTGACCGACGTCCTGCGGGCCATGGAGCCGGATTTCGACTACGAGGTCAGGATCCTCAACTCCACGGTGGCGGCCCTGATGAACACCGGCTGGATCGCGGACCGGCTGGGCGAGACCGGCGGCTTCGACGCGCTCGTCGTGCCCGGCCGCTGCCACGGGGAGATCGAAACCATCGAGAGGAAGACCGGGATCAAGGTCCTGCGCGGCCCGGACGACCTGAACGACCTGCCCCGGTATTTCGGCAAGGCCGGGAACCCGCCCGATCTGTCCAAGTATCACACCCGCATTCTGGCCGAGATCGTGGACGCCTACCGCATCGGGCTGGACGCCATCCTGGCCCGGGCCGCCTATTACCGGGACAGCGGCGCGGACTGCATCGACCTGGGCTGCCCGCCTTCGGGCGGGTTCCCGGGCGTGGGCGAGGCCGTGGC
Protein-coding regions in this window:
- a CDS encoding 6-pyruvoyl trahydropterin synthase family protein produces the protein MHSLKVDSGHLNFSAAHFITFAGKCERLHGHNYAVEVQLEGGLTGDGYVYDFVELKRTVKTLCDTLDHRFLLPTGNGQFTVTRADGEVEIRVRDRRYVFPERDVLDLPVANITAEYLAQYLAGELFKTLSGCDNISSVQVGVEEAPGQAARFRIETGRQG